The following coding sequences are from one Novosphingobium sp. Gsoil 351 window:
- a CDS encoding DUF1996 domain-containing protein, translating into MTYSRNMSIAALLLFCASCGGGSGDLLSSADQGELARKVKLVAAPSPTPSPSPTATSTSLAVTVGAAGYVLSPTLDGAPDLLASFDIANGLQAAWGTGEIPGLYTSDRSEGAFRFTCGGDGKVAQDDPLVYPNQPGKSHLHKAWGNTDFSAATTPASLAASATTNCNKTAYSLNRSSYWMPALIDDLGNVMQPNFISVYYKRGAASSAYCDPNSAKFVGTCVSLPNQIRYVFGWNMNSPTAKVDGASWYCSGGDNLHHANLNQVFASGCKAGDTLVANTIAPNCWDGKYLDTPDHRSHVAYADYSRGDGNAHCPASHPFYIPQEENKAMWTVTAAMIRADGTSSVRLSSDDMLPGAQPGETLHADYIESWVAGAKKIWMDNCINKGLSCSGGDLGNGKQLIGA; encoded by the coding sequence ATGACCTATAGCCGCAACATGTCGATTGCCGCTTTGTTACTTTTCTGCGCAAGCTGCGGGGGCGGGTCGGGAGACTTGCTTTCAAGCGCTGACCAAGGAGAACTGGCGCGCAAGGTGAAGCTCGTCGCAGCTCCATCGCCAACTCCGTCACCCTCACCGACGGCGACATCGACCTCCTTAGCGGTGACGGTCGGGGCAGCCGGCTATGTGCTGTCGCCAACGCTCGATGGTGCACCCGATCTTCTGGCGTCCTTCGATATTGCCAACGGCCTACAGGCTGCGTGGGGGACCGGCGAAATTCCCGGACTTTACACGAGTGACCGGTCGGAAGGCGCATTCCGATTCACCTGCGGGGGAGATGGTAAGGTCGCCCAGGACGATCCGCTGGTCTATCCCAATCAGCCGGGTAAGAGCCATCTGCACAAAGCGTGGGGCAATACGGACTTTAGCGCCGCCACGACCCCGGCGAGCCTCGCCGCCAGCGCGACAACGAACTGCAACAAGACGGCCTATAGTCTGAACCGCTCCTCCTATTGGATGCCAGCGCTTATCGATGATCTTGGAAACGTGATGCAGCCTAATTTCATTTCGGTTTACTACAAGCGAGGCGCCGCATCTTCCGCTTACTGCGATCCCAACAGTGCAAAATTCGTTGGCACCTGCGTATCGCTGCCCAACCAGATCCGCTATGTCTTCGGCTGGAACATGAACAGCCCCACAGCGAAGGTGGATGGCGCGAGTTGGTATTGCTCGGGCGGCGACAACCTGCATCACGCAAACCTGAATCAAGTTTTCGCCAGCGGCTGCAAGGCGGGCGATACCCTGGTAGCGAACACTATCGCTCCCAATTGCTGGGACGGGAAGTATCTCGACACGCCCGATCACCGCAGCCACGTGGCGTATGCAGACTATTCCCGGGGGGATGGAAATGCCCACTGTCCCGCTAGCCATCCTTTCTACATTCCGCAGGAAGAGAACAAGGCGATGTGGACGGTGACCGCCGCCATGATCCGAGCGGATGGTACTAGCAGCGTAAGGTTGTCGAGCGACGATATGTTGCCTGGCGCCCAACCCGGTGAGACACTCCACGCGGACTACATCGAAAGCTGGGTAGCCGGAGCCAAGAAAATTTGGATGGACAACTGCATCAACAAAGGACTGTCGTGCTCGGGCGGCGACCTCGGCAACGGCAAGCAGTTGATTGGTGCCTGA